A stretch of the Lineus longissimus chromosome 12, tnLinLong1.2, whole genome shotgun sequence genome encodes the following:
- the LOC135497293 gene encoding uncharacterized protein LOC135497293, translating to MITPNIDPIPLPPKRRWSAISENIARGTCTETLGCNRPASANDAGISERDAIMWNRHFENGEDYQQQKDKSMTKSHSSPEGNSPQAEKTDQKAGNYAQVRASDIEPHVDNSSCLCYPELWRAVGFDPLGLGHKGLFTLRIYHKLGGRDFSEFQRLFAKIRDFYHQLQSYPVTPGIVYIPSDRREVNTDTISMIVNTNLKHLEYYAYHGRYAPRPPSLQDKLTPLPHTLFNIDSSYYQGQHTWSKAKNTSECLPAQSWGDNGQCGYQKPMQSNLGITQYQQYPRQYQFNSKASDLGNETVWENHYQDINIQSPNTPHRIPPSPKVHELKRRGSELPLVPRMWPSHVVEDGKRRKVEGSKRTLPDVQETDISHLNQGTQRYPFWMGKQSQGTPPFTTNDRDAQTSCDDMPPLIYIPEQASVLASARAWTTQEILSQKQSQHYWPPPGLQMTSDQDVSWVKQELLGDTDQALDLSVCNTANCRGEGVCTTARHVMTETNGADYQQRPNDTGEFFAGNSKVYSLRNVVDKHILQQFPDNTVSDHVPSIKRNSEVETTIPNGNRKYPSRKGAPWDRGLGLQQSFQNPTVPNNQQVSPTIHSKTVQPANCSVKTSTLEQHSSSCENGLVGNKNVTKYLLNGGPSLSRSQGVHLQTGLAQPCHTNQGERVALMKDKTVVQKEQKKPRKMEVPDMKVVSEVHSTLCHMLAGLVGYPLSLVTNMGLEDHSDQSESKTTTTKRMSKMGAKILSQFLAEGTDCYDKVVDLINDQYDVSDEEVVKPKHAEDDRGTNQRKLLRSMRHDLSLRERPEASPKYIPNGTSDILARMLSGYKCYSTELQNFSARNPKLDTDRDSEGESTYSCGSECSGCDSCRGQTRGDESWETSFNVLPGVPLRQSGNPGIESHIKTTERCAVLKRHPLHSYSMPLPARKRHIFMLQEDENFSWTDHHNHNHFSKKKDVVIEDPTPTQIQDGNSVYQSNRLLITRDSNEGLTAVGSTDKQSTLDGNEAIEQSISNSTCSADLKAFPLDTDLNRSSVVTDFTDLTNDPFSIGSPPQEGEPGSLKSHMLDLPYARRRKVSLAINSIPNELLNC from the exons ATGATCACACCCAACATTGACCCGATACCGTTGCCTCCGAAAAGGCGCTGGTCGGCCATTTCGGAGAACATCGCAAGAGGTACATGTACGGAAACACTCGGCTGCAATCGGCCAGCTTCGGCAAATGACGCAGGTATTTCTGAAAGGGACGCTATCATGTGGAACCGACATTTCGAAAATGGGGAGGACTACCAACAGCAGAAAGACAAAAGTATGACGAAATCACACAGCTCACCCGAAGGAAACTCACCCCAAGCTGAAAAGACAGACCAAAAGGCTGGGAATTACGCCCAGGTTAGAGCATCTGACATCGAACCCCACGTTGACAACTCTTCCTGTTTATGTTATCCGGAACTCTGGCGAGCTGTGGGGTTCGACCCACTCGGTTTAGGGCATAAGGGGTTGTTTACTTTGAGGATATACCACAAACTGGGCGGAAGAGATTTTTCGGAGTTTCAGAGACTCTTTGCAAAGATCAGGGACTTCTATCACCAACTTCA GTCGTATCCAGTAACCCCAGGCATCGTCTACATTCCTTCTGACCGCAGGGAGGTTAATACAGACACGATCTCGATGATCGTCAACACCAACTTAAAGCACCTAGAGTACTACGCCTACCACGGACGCTACGCACCAAGACCGCCAAGCCTCCAAGACAAGCTAACGCCTTTGCCGCACACCCTGTTCAATATCGACTCGAGCTACTATCAGGGACAGCACACTTGGTCAAAAGCTAAAAATACTTCAGAGTGCCTTCCCGCTCAGAGTTGGGGTGACAATGGCCAATGTGGTTACCAAAAGCCAATGCAATCTAACCTAGGTATTACGCAATATCAGCAATACCCCCGGCAGTACCAATTTAATTCAAAAGCTAGTGATTTAGGAAATGAAACGGTTTGGGAAAATCATTACCAGGATATTAACATACAGTCGCCGAACACGCCACACAGAATTCCTCCTTCTCCCAAGGTGCACGAGTTGAAGCGAAGAGGTAGTGAGCTGCCACTAGTGCCGAGGATGTGGCCATCACATGTTGTGGAAGACGGCAAACGACGTAAGGTGGAAGGATCCAAGAGGACATTACCTGATGTCCAGGAAACGGACATCTCCCACCTTAACCAAGGAACCCAACGCTATCCGTTCTGGATGGGCAAACAGTCCCAGGGAACTCCTCCCTTTACCACTAATGATAGAGATGCTCAAACAAGTTGTGACGACATGCCCCCTCTGATCTACATCCCAGAACAGGCTTCCGTATTAGCAAGTGCAAGGGCGTGGACTACTCAGGAGATTTTGTCTCAGAAACAAAGTCAGCATTACTGGCCTCCACCAGGACTCCAGATGACCAGTGACCAGGATGTATCGTGGGTAAAGCAAGAACTTTTGGGCGATACTGACCAGGCACTTGACCTGTCGGTTTGCAATACCGCAAATTGCAGAGGAGAGGGTGTTTGTACTACCGCTCGACACGTCATGACGGAAACGAATGGAGCCGATTATCAGCAGAGACCAAACGACACAGGAGAATTCTTTGCAGGAAATTCAAAGGTTTACTCACTCAGAAACGTGGTTGACAAACACATTTTGCAGCAGTTTCCAGATAACACTGTTAGTGACCATGTGCCTAGTATCAAAAGAAATAGTGAAGTTGAAACCACGATTCCTAATGGGAATAGAAAGTACCCTTCTAGGAAAGGTGCACCTTGGGACAGGGGACTAGGGCTTCAGCAATCTTTTCAAAACCCAACAGTGCCAAACAACCAACAAGTTAGTCCGACAATTCATTCCAAAACAGTCCAACCAGCGAACTGCTCAGTGAAAACTAGCACTCTCGAACAGCACTCCTCGAGCTGTGAAAATGGCCTAGTGGGCAACAAAAACGTAACTAAATATTTACTGAATGGTGGCCCCAGTTTATCTCGAAGCCAAGGTGTGCATTTACAGACGGGTTTAGCACAACCTTGTCATACGAATCAAGGTGAAAGAGTAGCTTTAATGAAAGATAAGACAGTTGTACAGAAGGAACAGAAGAAGCCTCGAAAGATGGAGGTTCCTGATATGAAAGTTGTCTCTGAGGTCCATTCTACGCTTTGCCATATGTTAGCAGGTCTCGTTGGGTACCCGTTGTCCTTAGTGACAAACATGGGTCTAGAAGACCACTCGGATCAATCAGAATCTAAGACCACGACCACGAAGCGAATGTCGAAAATGGGTGCAAAAATCCTCAGCCAGTTTTTAGCGGAAGGTACTGATTGCTATGACAAAGTTGTCGACTTGATTAATGATCAGTATGATGTGAGCGATGAAGAAGTCGTTAAGCCCAAACACGCTGAAGATGACCGAGGTACAAACCAAAGAAAGCTTTTACGTAGTATGCGCCATGATTTGAGTTTAAGAGAACGTCCCGAGGCATCGCCAAAATATATCCCCAATGGTACTTCGGATATTCTCGCACGGATGCTCTCTGGTTATAAATGCTACAGTACGGAGCTTCAAAACTTCTCTGCCAGAAATCCTAAGTTAGACACTGACCGGGACTCCGAGGGTGAGTCGACTTATTCTTGCGGGTCTGAGTGCAGTGGTTGTGACAGCTGCCGTGGGCAGACCAGAGGAGACGAAAGTTGGGAGACGAGTTTTAACGTGTTGCCTGGCGTCCCTTTGAGACAGTCCGGGAATCCAGGCATTGAAAGCCATATCAAAACGACTGAAAGGTGCGCTGTTCTGAAGAGGCATCCGTTGCACTCCTACAGCATGCCCCTTCCTGCCAGAAAGCGCCATATTTTCATGTTGCAGGAAGATGAGAATTTCTCATGGACAGATCATCATAACCATAACCACTTTTCAAAAAAGAAAGATGTTGTCATAGAGGACCCGACTCCAACGCAGATACAGGATGGTAACTCAGTTTACCAGTCTAACAGACTTTTAATAACAAGGGACTCAAATGAAGGATTAACTGCAGTCGGAAGTACAGACAAGCAGTCAACTTTAGACGGCAATGAAGCAATTGAACAATCTATTTCGAATTCTACTTGTAGTGCCGACTTGAAAGCTTTTCCTCTAGACACTGATTTGAACAGATCATCTGTTGTAACTGATTTCACGGATTTAACCAATGACCCTTTTTCGATTGGAAGTCCGCCTCAAGAAGGTGAGCCTGGTTCATTGAAAAGCCACATGTTGGATTTGCCATATGCCAGGAGAAGGAAAGTGTCACTTGCCATCAATTCGATACCAAATGAACTATTGAACTGTTGA